Below is a window of Congzhengia minquanensis DNA.
ATAGGCGACCACTGAGGCGCGCCGGTCAGCCTGTTTTTCACCATTGCGCAGTCGCCGGCGGCATAAACGTCCGGCAAATTCGTTTCCATTTGCCCGTTCACCACAATGGTTCCTTTCACCATTTCCATTCCCGTGCCGTTTAAAAACGCGGTGTTGGGACGCACGCCGGCAGCGGCAATCACAATTCCGCAGGAAAATTCTCCGGCTGAGGATTTCACGCCGGTAACGGAACCGCCGCCCAAAATCTCCTCCGCTTTGGTGCTCAAATATACGCGAATTCCCTTTTTCTCCAAATGACGATAGATAAAGTCTGCCATTTCAAAGTCGAACACGCCGGGCATCACCTGGTCTGCAAACTCCAGCACCGTGACGGAAAGGCCCTGCTTCTGCAAATTTTCTGCAACTTCAAGGCCAATGAACCCCGCGCCAATTACCACCGCTTGCTTCACATTGTGTTTTTGAGCATAGTCACGGGCAGTTACAGCGTCTTCCGGGGTGCGCATTTTAAACACGCCGGGAATGTGAATGCCGGGGATTGGCGGAACAGCCGCCGACGCTCCTGTGGCAATGACCAGCTTGTCGTAGGAAAATTCCTCTTCGGCCCCTGTGTCTAAATTTTTTGCGGTAAGCACTTTTGCTTGTGCGTCGAGGCCGGTGGCCTCCATGCCCGTGATAACATCCGCTCCGGTAAGGGCGGCAAATTTTTGCGGAGTGTTTACCACCAGCTCTTCCTCGGTTTCAATCAGACCGCCCACATAATAGGGCAGGCCGCAGCCGGCATAGGAAATATCACGGTCTTTTGTTATGAGGGTAACATTAATGCTTCTGTCTTCCCGTTTCAGCTTAGCCGCTGTTTTGGTTCCTGCGGCAACGCCGCCAACAATTACTACATTCATTTTGGTTTCTCCTTATTTTTGGTATCGGCGGCAGCAGGGCGCGGCGCCTGCACATTCAGGTTTTAATGCTGTGCAGACCGCTGCGTTGCCGCCCTTCACTTCGATTTGTTTTCCATTCATATTCTAATTTACAATTCGATATCTACACAATAACTTTCATCAATCAAAATGTAATCACAGTTGTGCTGTTTGCACATATCGCGATAATAAGCGTTTTCTTCAAGTATAGAATTCGTTGTACACCACGAATCATCAACGCGCTGCTCAACTGCATTGGCGTAATATTTAATATCCGAAAAGTGATTTTTTATATATTTTTCGCTCATCACGAGGCAGTAATATTGAATTTCTTTCACATATTCGCCAGTAAAATCATTTTTCCAGTCAAAGGGAATATAACCACCCTCTACCACAAGATTCTGTTTGTTTTCAATAGCAGTTTTCATCATTTCTCGAATAATCGGCCACATATAGGCTTCTAATTCTCTGTCATCTTCGGGAGTTAAATCTGTGTTGCCGCTTCGTATTAAGCCCATTTTCAAATGGTCGATAGAAAAATAAGGATATTTATATTTTTCAAGAATTTTCTGTGCCAGCAAAGTTTTCCCTGTATGAGAGGCACCTGTAATTAAAAGAATCATTTTGTCATCTCCAACAAACAAGGTTTTATATTATTTATTTGTGATTGTAATACAGATATGGGCATATGTCAATAACTCCAGCAAAAAAACCGCTTGTTTTTTTCCGTTTCATTTGATACAATGGCAGCGAGGTGAACAACTTATGCTAATTTGGATTAACGGCGCATGGGGCTGCGGAAAAACTCAGACAGCAGCGGAACTTTGCAGGCGGACGGAGCACTCATTCTTTTACGACCCGGAGGAGGTTGGATATTGCCTGCGCAAAACAACGCCGAAAGCACTGTGGCACGACGATTTTCAGGACAATCCCCTGTGGCGCGCCATGAATATTACCATGTTAAAAAAGCTGTGCCGCGACTATGACGGCGTGATTGTCGTTCCCATGACGGTGATGAACAAAGCTTATTTAAACGAAATTCTCGGCGCGCTCAGGGCGGACGGCGCACCGGTGCAGCACTTTACGCTCATCGCAAGTGAGCAAACCATTTATAAGCGGCTGAGAAAGCGGTTTGAGGGAAAAAACTCCTGGGCGGGGCGCAGGGCAAAGGACTGTGTTACCGCGTTTTTAAGCCCTGTGTTTGAAACGAAAATTGAAACGGACGAAATAACGATTTCTCAGGCTGCGGAAGAAATTGCAAAAAAAGCGGGACTTGCGCTTTTGCCCAGGGGCAGAGCGTTGAAACGTCAAATCAGGCGGCTGAAAACCCAGCTGAATGCCATAAACAAATAACCCGCCCGGATTAATACCCCGCAAAAGGCGCAGCGGTGCAGGCAAACGCTTTCATAAATTCGAAAAAATTTGGGAAAATAAGAAAAATGACTTTACCAAAGATGAAAAATCTGATATAATAAATAGGAAGAAATTGCTAATTGGGAGGCCGCGTTTTGAGAAAGGATTTGCTAAAGAAACATTTTTCCCATTTGGATTATGGGGTAATTGCACTTGCGCTTCTTCTCACAGGTGCTGGGCTTATTTTTATCTACAGTGCCACCCAAAGTGCAGAAAGTGTGCGCAAAATTGCTGTGCAGGCCCTTGCAGCGGTTTTGGGCGTCGGGCTGATGCTGGCCCTTTCATTTGTGGACTACCGCGTTTATAAAAGCTATGCAACCCACATTTACATTGCAAGCCTGGCTGTTTTAATTTTTGTTTTAATCTTTGGCAGCGGACGGGAGGAAACCGGCGCAAACAGCTGGATTCGGTTCGGCGGCATTGGAATTCAGCCTTCTGAACTTATTAAAATTGCGTTTGCCGTGGTGTTTGCCTACAAGCTGTCTGCGGCAAAAGAAGCGGGAAAGCTCAACGACATAAAAGAAGTGTTAAAGCTCACCGCATTCTACGCCGGTATCACGGGCCTTGTAATTTTGCAGAATGACACGGGCACGGCCTTAGTGTTTACGTTCATGTTTGCGGCCATGTTTTTTGTAGCGGGAATCTCCATGAAATATGTCCTGTCGGCCTTAGGCGCCGCTTGCCTGCTGCTGCCCCTTTCATGGCTGGTAATGGCGCCCTATCAGAGAAACCGGATTATGGTGTTTTTTAACCCCGAATTAGATCCCACCGGGGCGGGTTATCAGGTTTTGCAATCGAAAATTGCCATTGGCTCCGGCGAGCTTTTGGGACGGGGCTATTTAAACGGCCCTCAGAATCAGCTTTCCCTGCTGCCCGAGAAAGAAACAGACTTTATTTTCGGCGTTATCGG
It encodes the following:
- a CDS encoding AAA family ATPase; protein product: MLIWINGAWGCGKTQTAAELCRRTEHSFFYDPEEVGYCLRKTTPKALWHDDFQDNPLWRAMNITMLKKLCRDYDGVIVVPMTVMNKAYLNEILGALRADGAPVQHFTLIASEQTIYKRLRKRFEGKNSWAGRRAKDCVTAFLSPVFETKIETDEITISQAAEEIAKKAGLALLPRGRALKRQIRRLKTQLNAINK
- the rodA gene encoding rod shape-determining protein RodA, whose product is MRKDLLKKHFSHLDYGVIALALLLTGAGLIFIYSATQSAESVRKIAVQALAAVLGVGLMLALSFVDYRVYKSYATHIYIASLAVLIFVLIFGSGREETGANSWIRFGGIGIQPSELIKIAFAVVFAYKLSAAKEAGKLNDIKEVLKLTAFYAGITGLVILQNDTGTALVFTFMFAAMFFVAGISMKYVLSALGAACLLLPLSWLVMAPYQRNRIMVFFNPELDPTGAGYQVLQSKIAIGSGELLGRGYLNGPQNQLSLLPEKETDFIFGVIGEEFGFLGCAIVVILLFLLVLRVFGISKTAKDDAGSLICVGLGAMLLFHVVENVCMCLGLLPVTGIPLPFLSYGGSSLVTNFLAIGLVLNVHNVSKELSFNKYD
- a CDS encoding adenylate kinase — protein: MILLITGASHTGKTLLAQKILEKYKYPYFSIDHLKMGLIRSGNTDLTPEDDRELEAYMWPIIREMMKTAIENKQNLVVEGGYIPFDWKNDFTGEYVKEIQYYCLVMSEKYIKNHFSDIKYYANAVEQRVDDSWCTTNSILEENAYYRDMCKQHNCDYILIDESYCVDIEL